One region of Duncaniella freteri genomic DNA includes:
- the truA gene encoding tRNA pseudouridine(38-40) synthase TruA encodes MMRYFMRLSYRGEPFHGWQCQPGAVTVQEVIEGALSQVMRAPMKIVGAGRTDAGVNARMMVAHFDVEAPVACVSRLIASLNAIVGKDIAIQDVYRVPDDLHARFDATSRTYHYYAVTEKSPFFYPLSWKAPASLDFDAMNRAASLLLATSDFTSFAKLHADTKTNICRVTHAGWHRVGGEDSGVWVFVITADRFLRNMVRAVVGTLVEVGRGKISVEEFGRIIERKDRCAAGTSMPPQALYLWDVTYPESESANKQE; translated from the coding sequence CTGATGCGCTATTTCATGCGTTTGAGCTATCGCGGGGAGCCGTTTCACGGTTGGCAATGCCAGCCTGGGGCGGTGACTGTGCAGGAGGTGATAGAGGGTGCTCTGTCACAGGTGATGCGTGCTCCGATGAAGATTGTCGGTGCCGGTCGCACTGATGCCGGGGTCAATGCCCGCATGATGGTGGCGCATTTTGATGTCGAAGCTCCGGTCGCATGCGTGTCCCGCCTTATTGCCAGCCTGAATGCTATAGTCGGCAAGGATATTGCTATACAGGATGTATATCGGGTGCCTGACGATCTGCATGCGCGGTTTGACGCCACCTCGCGCACCTATCATTATTATGCTGTCACGGAGAAGTCGCCGTTCTTTTATCCGCTTAGCTGGAAGGCTCCTGCCTCGCTGGACTTCGACGCTATGAACCGTGCGGCATCTCTTCTGCTCGCCACAAGCGACTTCACATCGTTTGCCAAGTTGCATGCCGATACCAAGACTAATATATGCCGTGTCACCCATGCCGGGTGGCATCGGGTAGGCGGTGAGGATAGCGGAGTCTGGGTGTTTGTCATCACTGCCGACCGTTTCCTGCGCAATATGGTCAGGGCTGTTGTCGGCACGCTTGTGGAGGTAGGGCGCGGAAAGATATCCGTAGAGGAGTTCGGGCGTATTATCGAGCGCAAGGACCGTTGTGCGGCAGGAACCTCGATGCCGCCTCAGGCCCTGTATCTTTGGGATGTCACTTACCCTGAGTCAGAATCGGCTAACAAACAGGAATAA
- a CDS encoding NADH-quinone oxidoreductase subunit A, translating to MIALAIQNATLAVVALCTGIALVAVALWLAGLISPRSFNPQKGEAYECGIPTRGESMAQFKVGYYLFAILFLMFDVETVFLYPWAVRVHELGTEGLTAIAVFFGIIVLGLVYAWRKGALEWK from the coding sequence ATGATAGCATTAGCAATTCAAAATGCAACCTTAGCGGTGGTCGCGCTCTGTACGGGCATCGCCTTGGTGGCTGTTGCTCTTTGGCTCGCCGGGCTTATTTCGCCACGGTCGTTCAACCCTCAGAAGGGCGAGGCTTATGAATGTGGTATCCCTACCCGTGGAGAGTCTATGGCTCAGTTCAAGGTGGGATATTATCTTTTTGCCATCCTCTTTCTGATGTTCGATGTCGAGACCGTGTTCCTCTATCCTTGGGCGGTGCGTGTGCACGAGCTGGGCACAGAGGGTCTCACAGCGATTGCAGTATTTTTCGGAATCATAGTGCTGGGTCTCGTATATGCCTGGCGGAAAGGAGCTCTTGAATGGAAGTAA
- a CDS encoding N-acetylmuramoyl-L-alanine amidase — MRTINRIILHCTATPRGRHVTVSDIDRWHKARGSSGIGYHYVIYLDGSIHEGRPLERIGAHCQGYNATSIGIAYVGGLESDGKTPADTRTDAQKTALRNLIGMLQERFPDVTIHGHREFAAKACPCFDVLGL, encoded by the coding sequence ATGCGAACCATCAACCGAATCATTCTCCACTGCACCGCAACCCCTCGCGGACGTCATGTCACAGTATCAGATATCGACCGTTGGCATAAAGCCCGAGGATCTTCCGGAATAGGCTATCATTATGTGATATATCTTGACGGCTCCATCCATGAAGGCCGTCCGCTGGAACGTATCGGAGCCCATTGTCAAGGCTACAATGCTACATCCATAGGAATAGCGTATGTGGGAGGACTGGAATCAGACGGAAAGACACCTGCCGACACCCGCACCGATGCACAGAAAACCGCCCTGCGCAACCTTATTGGAATGTTGCAAGAGCGGTTTCCCGATGTTACAATACACGGACACAGAGAATTTGCGGCAAAAGCCTGTCCCTGCTTCGATGTTTTGGGGTTATAG
- a CDS encoding tetratricopeptide repeat protein has protein sequence MNKLSGFALLVGSAMALTGCSKKMNQFAADYFTTNPNPLEVVGTHVPATVTGHIPAKFFVKNATVSVTPVLVYGATEEKAAPMTFQGEKVRGNNPVISYDNGGTVTIPVNYLYQPDMQKSELYLNFEVQQKGKQYVLPRVKVANGVVATAALANAGTLTPATANDKFQRIINEKYSADIHFLINQANLRKSELNSDEVLRLHRDLRAASGDTTRVIEEINIQSYASPEGGIDFNTRLAQNRETNTSDYLNKQLKKDNITEFGELTANFTPEDWEGFQKLVAASNIQDKDLILSVLSMYKDPEQREREIRNLSSVFDQLAEEILPQLRYSRITASVNVIGKSDEQLNKAFNTDPSTLTVDELLYTATLTDDLKRKGAIYTTATRLFPNDYRGFNNLGKVQYQQGDYDAAMASFKKAARINANAPESQMNQGLVALVNDDYRAANTAFGKAAGLNELSPALGLLYLKQGDVKAAVKAFGNDKSNNAALAQILNKDYNAAKGTLAAIANPDATTYYLMAVLGARTGNEQMVTSNLRQAIKLDRKYATQAANDLEFARYNISKAL, from the coding sequence ATGAACAAGCTTTCAGGGTTCGCACTGCTCGTTGGGTCCGCAATGGCCCTCACAGGATGCAGCAAGAAGATGAACCAGTTTGCAGCCGACTATTTCACCACCAATCCTAATCCTCTCGAAGTCGTTGGCACCCATGTACCGGCAACCGTCACAGGTCACATCCCGGCAAAATTCTTTGTCAAGAACGCCACTGTGTCAGTGACCCCGGTGCTCGTATACGGCGCAACCGAGGAGAAAGCAGCACCCATGACTTTCCAGGGAGAGAAAGTGCGCGGCAACAACCCCGTGATCTCCTACGACAACGGAGGCACCGTGACCATCCCTGTCAACTATCTCTACCAGCCCGACATGCAGAAGTCCGAGCTCTACCTCAACTTTGAAGTACAGCAGAAAGGCAAGCAGTATGTACTGCCACGCGTCAAGGTGGCAAACGGTGTAGTAGCCACAGCTGCACTCGCCAATGCCGGGACCCTCACACCAGCCACTGCCAACGACAAGTTCCAGCGTATCATCAACGAAAAATACTCCGCCGACATACACTTCCTCATCAATCAGGCAAACCTCCGCAAGAGTGAGCTCAACAGCGATGAAGTGCTCCGTCTGCACCGCGACCTCCGCGCAGCCTCAGGCGACACAACTCGTGTGATCGAAGAGATCAATATCCAGTCATACGCCTCTCCCGAAGGCGGTATTGACTTCAACACCCGTCTTGCCCAGAACCGTGAGACCAACACCTCCGACTATCTCAACAAACAGCTCAAGAAGGACAACATCACCGAGTTCGGCGAACTTACCGCCAACTTCACCCCCGAGGACTGGGAAGGCTTCCAGAAGCTCGTTGCAGCAAGCAACATCCAGGACAAGGACCTTATCCTCAGCGTGCTCTCAATGTACAAAGATCCCGAACAGCGTGAGCGCGAAATCCGCAACCTTTCAAGCGTATTCGACCAGCTTGCCGAAGAGATCCTTCCGCAGCTCCGCTACTCACGCATCACAGCAAGCGTAAACGTGATCGGAAAGAGCGATGAGCAGCTCAACAAGGCATTCAACACCGATCCGTCCACTCTCACCGTCGACGAGCTTCTCTACACCGCCACACTCACCGACGACCTCAAACGCAAGGGAGCCATCTACACCACTGCCACCCGCCTCTTCCCAAACGACTACCGCGGCTTCAACAACCTCGGCAAGGTGCAGTACCAGCAGGGTGACTACGATGCAGCAATGGCAAGCTTCAAGAAAGCAGCACGCATCAACGCCAACGCCCCCGAATCACAGATGAACCAGGGTCTCGTAGCACTCGTAAACGATGACTACCGTGCCGCCAACACCGCTTTCGGCAAGGCAGCCGGACTCAATGAGCTTTCACCGGCACTCGGACTCCTCTATCTCAAGCAGGGCGATGTGAAAGCTGCTGTAAAGGCTTTCGGAAACGATAAGAGCAACAATGCGGCTCTCGCACAGATCCTCAACAAAGACTACAATGCAGCCAAAGGAACACTTGCAGCTATCGCCAACCCCGACGCTACTACCTACTACCTGATGGCAGTGCTTGGCGCACGCACAGGCAACGAGCAGATGGTGACATCCAATCTACGTCAGGCCATCAAGCTTGACCGCAAATATGCGACCCAGGCAGCCAACGACCTCGAATTTGCACGCTACAACATCTCCAAGGCTCTGTAA
- the trxA gene encoding thioredoxin, translated as MTMTFTDQNVHEIIASGQPVVIDFWATWCGPCVRMAPIVEELAQEYEGKAVIGKYNIEEENDLAMKYRIMSIPTILFFKNGEQVPSLRMAGAQQKADLQARIEELLAL; from the coding sequence ATCACTATGACATTTACCGATCAGAACGTACATGAGATTATCGCTTCGGGTCAGCCCGTAGTCATCGACTTCTGGGCCACATGGTGTGGTCCTTGCGTGCGTATGGCTCCCATCGTTGAGGAGCTCGCTCAGGAGTATGAGGGGAAAGCCGTTATCGGCAAGTATAACATAGAGGAGGAGAATGACCTCGCTATGAAATATCGCATAATGTCGATCCCCACCATCCTTTTCTTCAAGAATGGTGAGCAAGTACCCAGCCTCCGTATGGCAGGTGCTCAGCAGAAGGCTGACCTTCAGGCTCGAATCGAGGAGCTTCTCGCGCTTTAA
- a CDS encoding porin family protein yields MKRTIIAILVLVTSLGLSAQSLFWDSSDPDRTVTFGARLGWNFAKMAGKGSGLFGDRKGIAVGAEVDVNLIKSFSINSGLFFTMKGAKRDGEMTVGDIMGVKSSLAFAVNFLELPVYASYHLRFTPESDLQIFAGPYFGVGVYGKMGLKLRDQESFDKSKVNLFSDNGFHRWQYGIGLGMSYTHASRYVIGWQYQWGVRDVAELMDNQWNTFQISVGYNF; encoded by the coding sequence ATGAAAAGGACTATTATTGCAATTCTCGTATTAGTCACCTCTTTGGGGCTAAGTGCTCAATCTCTCTTTTGGGACAGTTCGGATCCTGATAGGACTGTGACTTTCGGTGCTCGTCTGGGATGGAATTTCGCTAAGATGGCAGGAAAAGGCAGCGGGCTTTTTGGTGACCGAAAGGGGATTGCTGTTGGTGCGGAGGTGGATGTCAACCTTATAAAGAGTTTTTCAATCAATTCTGGTCTTTTCTTCACTATGAAGGGCGCAAAGAGAGATGGAGAGATGACAGTCGGCGACATTATGGGTGTTAAGTCCTCTTTGGCATTTGCTGTCAATTTTCTGGAACTTCCGGTATATGCGTCATATCATCTTCGTTTTACTCCGGAATCTGATCTCCAGATATTTGCCGGACCTTATTTCGGTGTCGGTGTTTACGGTAAGATGGGGCTGAAATTGCGGGACCAGGAATCGTTTGACAAGTCAAAGGTCAATCTGTTTTCCGACAACGGTTTTCATCGTTGGCAGTATGGTATCGGACTCGGAATGTCCTACACCCATGCAAGCCGTTATGTGATCGGATGGCAGTACCAGTGGGGAGTCCGTGATGTGGCTGAACTTATGGATAACCAGTGGAACACATTCCAGATTTCCGTCGGCTATAATTTCTGA
- the purD gene encoding phosphoribosylamine--glycine ligase: protein MTVLLLGSGGRECALAWKISQSPALRHLYIAPGNGGTGNYGENVNLSPLDFDAIAKFSDEKSIDMIVVGNEDPLVAGIYDYFQGREHAPLIVGPSKAGAALEGSKDFAKQFMVRHGIPTARYRSFTAETIAEGEKFLEELRPPYVLKADGLAAGKGVLIIDSLDEAKNSLREMLSGMFGKSSATVVIEEFLKGIECSVFVLTDGNGGYRILPVAKDYKRIGEGDTGPNTGGMGAVSPVAFADETFMKKVEERVIIPTVNGLISEGITYRGFIFLGLIEVNGEPMVIEYNVRMGDPETEVVMLRIASDLLPLLRAAAEGNLGTMPLSIDPRYATTVMVVSGGYPGSYPKGKTISGLDKVEDVIFFHAGTELHPDGTLATSGGRVIACSAYGKDIDEALANSFIGASGVTYEGKYFRRDIGADLKAIEQSRK, encoded by the coding sequence ATGACAGTATTACTCCTCGGCTCAGGAGGCCGCGAATGCGCCCTTGCCTGGAAAATCTCACAAAGCCCGGCACTCAGACATCTGTACATTGCTCCGGGCAACGGTGGCACAGGCAATTATGGCGAGAATGTCAACCTGTCACCCCTCGATTTTGATGCGATTGCTAAATTCTCTGACGAAAAGAGCATCGACATGATCGTAGTTGGCAACGAAGATCCTCTTGTGGCTGGAATATACGATTACTTTCAGGGGCGTGAGCATGCGCCGCTAATAGTAGGACCTTCCAAGGCTGGAGCTGCTCTTGAAGGCAGCAAGGATTTCGCCAAACAATTCATGGTGCGTCACGGCATCCCCACAGCACGTTACCGCAGCTTCACAGCTGAGACAATCGCCGAAGGAGAAAAATTCCTTGAAGAGCTACGCCCGCCGTATGTACTGAAGGCCGACGGTCTCGCAGCCGGAAAGGGTGTGCTCATAATCGACTCTCTCGACGAAGCGAAGAACTCACTTCGCGAGATGCTTTCAGGCATGTTTGGGAAGTCATCAGCCACAGTCGTGATAGAAGAATTCCTTAAAGGCATAGAATGCTCTGTGTTCGTTCTCACCGATGGCAACGGAGGTTACCGCATACTCCCTGTGGCAAAGGACTACAAGCGTATAGGCGAAGGGGACACCGGACCCAACACTGGCGGCATGGGAGCGGTAAGCCCTGTGGCGTTTGCCGATGAGACATTCATGAAAAAGGTTGAAGAGCGCGTGATAATACCCACTGTCAACGGACTCATATCGGAAGGCATCACCTACCGCGGGTTCATATTCCTCGGACTCATAGAGGTCAACGGTGAGCCGATGGTGATAGAGTATAATGTACGTATGGGCGATCCGGAGACCGAAGTAGTGATGCTCCGCATAGCCTCCGACCTTTTGCCTCTGCTCCGCGCAGCGGCCGAGGGCAATCTCGGCACAATGCCCCTTTCCATCGATCCACGCTACGCGACTACCGTCATGGTAGTGTCAGGCGGCTATCCCGGCTCATACCCCAAGGGGAAAACAATCTCCGGGCTTGACAAGGTTGAAGATGTGATCTTCTTCCATGCCGGCACTGAACTGCATCCTGACGGAACTCTCGCCACATCAGGCGGACGTGTCATAGCATGCAGCGCATACGGCAAGGATATTGACGAAGCTCTTGCCAACTCGTTCATTGGTGCCTCCGGAGTGACCTATGAGGGTAAATATTTCCGCCGCGACATCGGTGCTGATCTCAAAGCCATCGAACAATCCCGTAAATGA
- a CDS encoding 4-phosphoerythronate dehydrogenase, which translates to MKIIFDRNIPFVSKPLSSIGEAIPMTGTEITNETVKDADAIIIRTRTRCDATLLKDSKCRFIGTATIGTDHIDLPYCASRGITVANAPGCNAPAVAQWVLSAISTYLGDTRSLSDITLGVIGAGNVGSVLIRWAEGLGIKTIVNDPPLQRQSSGSYRFSSLSDIADKCDVITVHTPLTRTGDHPTYHLIDNSFISNLKRRPLILNAARGPVTDTLALINGLESGKISALGIDCWEGEPNINLQLLEQALIATPHIAGYSRQGKIRASQMVLDELSHHLRLDIPLSADAPSVAPVPHRIIPDMLNYDILEDTRILKSSPSLFESLRNNYHLREEPSL; encoded by the coding sequence ATGAAGATAATATTTGACCGCAATATCCCCTTTGTCTCCAAGCCTCTCTCATCCATAGGTGAAGCCATCCCGATGACAGGCACCGAGATAACCAACGAAACCGTCAAGGATGCCGATGCCATTATCATACGCACCCGCACGCGTTGCGACGCCACTCTGCTTAAAGATTCAAAATGCCGTTTCATCGGCACTGCAACGATCGGCACCGACCACATAGACCTCCCTTACTGTGCCTCGCGCGGCATCACCGTTGCCAATGCTCCAGGATGCAATGCCCCGGCAGTCGCACAATGGGTGCTCTCAGCCATCAGCACATATCTCGGGGACACCAGATCCTTATCAGATATCACTCTCGGAGTGATAGGTGCTGGCAACGTTGGCTCGGTTCTAATCAGATGGGCAGAAGGTCTCGGCATAAAGACAATTGTAAACGACCCTCCGCTACAGAGGCAATCATCTGGTTCATACCGCTTTTCCTCACTCAGCGATATCGCTGACAAATGCGATGTCATAACAGTGCACACCCCTCTGACACGAACAGGCGATCACCCGACTTATCACCTCATCGACAACAGTTTCATCTCAAACCTTAAACGCAGACCACTGATCCTCAACGCCGCCCGAGGTCCTGTAACCGACACCCTTGCTCTTATTAACGGACTTGAATCAGGAAAAATATCTGCCTTAGGAATAGACTGCTGGGAGGGGGAACCCAACATAAACCTGCAGCTACTTGAACAAGCCCTAATAGCCACACCTCATATAGCAGGATACTCACGCCAAGGCAAAATAAGAGCTTCACAGATGGTACTTGACGAGCTATCACATCACCTGAGGCTCGACATCCCGCTTAGTGCCGACGCTCCATCTGTCGCACCGGTACCACACCGCATCATCCCCGACATGCTCAACTACGACATACTTGAAGACACCCGTATACTCAAATCATCACCGTCATTATTTGAATCTCTCCGCAACAACTATCATCTGAGAGAAGAACCATCCTTATAA
- the speA gene encoding biosynthetic arginine decarboxylase produces MRRWRIEDSMELYNIQGWGRKYFSINTKGNVAVTPREGYASVDLREVMDELQVRDITSPVLLRFPDILDNRIEKISNCFAVASQQYNYEGQNYIIYPIKVNQMRPVVEEIVTYGEKFNIGLEAGSKPELHAVLATNIRENALIICNGYKDKTYIELALLAQKMGRRIYIVVEKLNELRIISEVARRMNLRPNVGLRIKLASSGSGKWETSGGDQSKFGLNSSELLEALDYMERNKMSDCLKLIHFHIGSQITKIRFIKNAIREAAQFYVNLCNMGFDVEFIDIGGGLGVDYDGSRNSASGSSMNYSIQEYANDAVSTLVDACEKNGLKQPNIINESGRSLTAHHSVLVFEALETTQLPIWKDNREVDEGAHELIKELYNIWDKIDQQNILESWHDALQIREEALDLFSLGMLDLKMRAQMEELFWSIARDVCDIVNGMRHAPEELKKVAKMIPDKYFCNFSLFQSLTDSWAIDQVFPIIPLSRLDEKPTRTCTIQDITCDSDGKISNFISNTGATASSLPVHPVKPGDPYYLGVFLVGAYQEILGDMHNLFGDTNAVHISVYKDRYEIDRIIDGETVADVLDYVQFNPKKLVRNVEAWVTSSMKEGKISPEEGREFLSNYRSGLYGYTYIEKD; encoded by the coding sequence ATGAGAAGATGGCGCATTGAGGACAGCATGGAGTTGTATAACATCCAGGGCTGGGGTCGTAAGTATTTCTCCATCAATACTAAGGGCAACGTGGCTGTGACTCCGCGTGAGGGGTATGCCTCGGTCGACCTTAGGGAGGTTATGGATGAACTGCAAGTGAGAGATATCACGTCGCCGGTGTTGCTGCGTTTTCCTGATATTCTCGACAACCGTATCGAGAAGATTTCCAATTGTTTCGCTGTCGCTTCACAACAGTACAACTACGAAGGTCAGAACTATATAATCTACCCTATCAAGGTCAATCAGATGCGGCCTGTGGTGGAGGAGATTGTGACCTATGGGGAGAAATTCAATATAGGACTGGAAGCCGGCTCAAAGCCTGAGCTGCATGCTGTCCTTGCTACCAATATAAGGGAGAATGCCCTCATCATCTGTAACGGCTACAAGGATAAGACTTATATTGAGCTTGCCCTCCTTGCTCAAAAGATGGGCAGGCGTATATATATCGTGGTTGAGAAACTCAACGAGTTACGTATAATTTCCGAGGTTGCCAGACGTATGAACCTGCGCCCTAATGTCGGGTTGCGTATCAAGCTTGCCTCGTCCGGTTCAGGAAAATGGGAGACGAGCGGAGGCGATCAGTCGAAGTTTGGTCTGAATTCTTCGGAACTTCTGGAGGCTTTGGATTATATGGAACGCAATAAGATGTCTGATTGCCTGAAGCTCATACATTTTCATATTGGGAGTCAGATAACCAAGATCCGTTTTATCAAGAATGCTATCCGAGAGGCTGCCCAGTTCTACGTCAATCTGTGCAATATGGGATTTGATGTGGAGTTCATAGATATTGGGGGAGGCTTGGGTGTCGACTATGACGGCTCTCGCAACTCTGCATCCGGATCGTCCATGAACTATTCAATTCAGGAGTATGCCAACGACGCTGTGTCCACTCTTGTGGATGCATGCGAAAAGAACGGATTGAAGCAGCCTAATATAATCAACGAGAGCGGACGCTCGCTCACTGCGCATCATTCAGTGCTTGTGTTTGAGGCTTTGGAGACCACTCAGCTGCCAATATGGAAAGATAACCGCGAGGTTGACGAGGGTGCTCATGAGCTCATCAAAGAATTGTACAATATATGGGACAAGATAGACCAGCAGAACATTCTTGAGAGCTGGCATGATGCCTTGCAGATACGAGAGGAGGCTCTTGACCTGTTCAGCCTTGGAATGCTCGACCTTAAGATGCGTGCTCAGATGGAGGAGCTGTTCTGGTCCATAGCGCGCGATGTGTGTGATATTGTCAACGGTATGCGCCATGCCCCAGAAGAATTGAAGAAGGTGGCAAAGATGATACCTGACAAGTATTTCTGCAACTTCTCGCTGTTTCAGTCGCTTACGGATTCATGGGCGATTGATCAGGTGTTCCCGATAATACCTCTGTCGCGTCTTGACGAGAAGCCAACTCGTACCTGTACAATTCAGGATATCACATGCGATAGTGACGGAAAGATATCTAACTTCATATCCAACACCGGAGCTACAGCAAGTTCTCTGCCTGTGCATCCTGTCAAGCCCGGCGACCCATACTATCTTGGAGTGTTCCTTGTGGGGGCATATCAGGAGATACTTGGGGACATGCATAATCTGTTTGGCGATACTAATGCTGTGCATATATCTGTATATAAAGACCGCTATGAGATAGACCGTATTATTGATGGGGAGACGGTTGCCGATGTGCTTGATTATGTGCAGTTCAATCCCAAGAAGCTTGTGCGCAATGTCGAGGCGTGGGTGACATCATCGATGAAGGAAGGCAAGATCTCTCCCGAGGAGGGTAGGGAGTTCCTTAGCAATTACCGCTCAGGACTGTATGGATATACATATATAGAGAAAGACTGA
- a CDS encoding THUMP domain-containing protein, translating into MSQKFEMVAKTLKGLEEVLAEELRTLGAENVEPGCRMVSFEGDLAMMYRANLCCRTALSILRPIYKFIASDPDTLYEMVKEYDWGGVLTLGKTFSIDTTSHSNEFTHSRFVTYRVKDAIVDWFKDRFGPDKRPGVRLSDADVMLNVHIDGTRVTLSLNSSGESLHKRGWRVAQTDAPINEVLAAGIILKSGWRGDCPLIDPMCGSGTFLIEAALIAAGIKPGSYRETWPFSQWRDWDPELFESVLHEGEEPREIPFKIYGSDISPKAIDIAERNVLSAGVDEYINLKVRSIQQWEEAPMAGTPGVIITNPPYGERIKPEDLEGLYRTMGTKFKRVFCGYHSWVISSNDDCLTHIGLTPSVREQMQNGGLDCELREYVSFEGSKSDFRASGGTIKGDRPVREERNKKLARKSDSEWTRDARSKGMGGKRSDKPSGPRRGLPKDTPLSEKYRPKAGGFARNEERRRKFKEETAREGERRFRHQGRETSREDFRDEAEELLARRRNIHALKSLGESPKMPSLPSAGGTFMRTRRRGWKRPDAPGDNKESNE; encoded by the coding sequence ATGTCACAGAAATTTGAAATGGTAGCCAAGACCCTTAAAGGTCTTGAAGAGGTTCTCGCCGAAGAGCTCCGCACACTCGGGGCAGAAAATGTCGAGCCGGGATGCCGTATGGTATCCTTTGAGGGAGACCTCGCAATGATGTATCGTGCCAACCTATGTTGCCGTACCGCACTCAGCATCCTGCGCCCCATATACAAATTCATAGCCTCCGACCCTGACACTCTCTATGAGATGGTCAAGGAATACGACTGGGGCGGTGTGTTAACCTTAGGAAAGACATTCTCAATCGACACCACCAGCCATTCAAATGAATTCACCCACTCCAGGTTCGTGACCTATCGTGTCAAGGACGCAATCGTCGACTGGTTCAAGGACCGCTTCGGTCCCGACAAGCGTCCCGGAGTACGACTGAGCGATGCCGATGTGATGCTCAATGTACATATCGACGGCACACGCGTAACCCTTTCACTAAACTCATCAGGAGAATCACTCCACAAACGCGGATGGCGTGTAGCACAGACCGATGCCCCGATCAATGAGGTGCTCGCCGCTGGAATCATACTCAAGAGCGGATGGAGAGGCGACTGCCCCCTCATCGATCCTATGTGCGGTTCAGGAACATTCCTTATCGAAGCGGCCCTCATCGCGGCAGGAATCAAGCCCGGTTCCTACCGTGAGACATGGCCATTCTCACAATGGCGCGACTGGGATCCCGAACTTTTCGAGTCCGTGCTTCATGAGGGGGAAGAGCCTCGCGAAATACCATTCAAGATATACGGCTCCGACATCTCTCCTAAGGCAATTGATATCGCAGAACGCAATGTGCTTTCGGCAGGTGTCGACGAATACATCAACCTGAAAGTACGTTCCATACAGCAATGGGAAGAAGCTCCTATGGCTGGCACTCCGGGTGTGATAATCACTAATCCTCCTTATGGAGAACGTATCAAGCCCGAGGACCTCGAAGGTCTTTACCGCACAATGGGCACCAAGTTCAAACGTGTGTTCTGCGGATATCACTCATGGGTGATATCCTCCAACGACGACTGCCTAACCCACATAGGTCTTACACCGTCGGTGCGCGAACAGATGCAGAACGGAGGTCTCGACTGCGAACTCCGCGAATACGTAAGTTTCGAAGGCTCCAAGAGCGACTTCCGAGCATCCGGCGGCACCATAAAAGGCGACCGTCCCGTCCGTGAAGAGAGAAACAAGAAATTAGCCCGCAAAAGCGACTCCGAATGGACTCGCGACGCACGCAGCAAAGGTATGGGAGGCAAACGCAGTGACAAGCCCTCTGGTCCGCGCCGAGGCTTGCCAAAGGACACTCCTCTGAGCGAGAAATACCGTCCGAAAGCAGGCGGATTTGCCCGAAACGAGGAACGTCGCAGGAAATTCAAGGAAGAAACAGCCCGAGAAGGAGAACGCCGTTTCAGACATCAGGGACGTGAGACATCACGCGAGGATTTCCGTGACGAGGCAGAAGAACTCCTCGCACGCCGTCGCAATATCCATGCTCTCAAGAGCCTTGGTGAATCACCCAAGATGCCATCGCTCCCATCGGCAGGAGGTACGTTCATGCGCACCCGCCGACGCGGATGGAAACGCCCGGATGCACCAGGCGACAACAAGGAAAGCAATGAATAA
- a CDS encoding NADH-quinone oxidoreductase subunit B, translated as MEVTTQGMPYEAWKDNEYIEKLVKELQESGTNVIVGSLDKLINWGRSNSIWPLTFATSCCGIEFVSLGAARYDMARFGWEVARASPRQADFMMVAGTIVHRMVPVFRRLYDQLAEPKYVIACGSCAISGGPFKKSYHVAMGIEDIVPVDVFVPGCPPRPEAMIYGIMQLSRKIKVEKFFGGVNRQEKQQEFLKSHPVEGVND; from the coding sequence ATGGAAGTAACTACGCAAGGCATGCCCTACGAGGCATGGAAAGATAATGAGTATATCGAGAAACTCGTAAAAGAGCTTCAGGAGAGCGGTACCAACGTGATAGTCGGTTCGCTTGACAAGCTCATCAACTGGGGGCGGTCCAACTCTATCTGGCCACTCACTTTCGCCACCAGTTGTTGCGGCATTGAGTTCGTGTCGCTTGGCGCGGCGCGTTACGACATGGCGCGTTTTGGCTGGGAAGTAGCACGTGCCTCACCTCGTCAGGCTGACTTCATGATGGTTGCAGGTACTATAGTCCACCGTATGGTGCCGGTGTTCCGCCGCCTCTATGACCAGCTTGCCGAACCGAAATATGTGATAGCCTGTGGCAGCTGTGCCATCTCTGGCGGTCCTTTCAAGAAGAGCTACCATGTGGCTATGGGCATAGAGGATATCGTGCCGGTTGACGTGTTTGTCCCCGGTTGTCCTCCTCGTCCGGAGGCTATGATATATGGCATCATGCAGCTCTCAAGAAAGATCAAGGTCGAGAAGTTCTTCGGCGGAGTCAACCGTCAGGAGAAACAGCAGGAGTTCCTGAAGTCTCATCCTGTAGAGGGTGTCAACGACTAA